From Methanosarcinales archaeon, one genomic window encodes:
- the cfbC gene encoding Ni-sirohydrochlorin a,c-diamide reductive cyclase ATP-dependent reductase subunit has translation MKQIAIYGKGGIGKSSTASNVAAACADEGYKVTIVGCDPKSDSSITLLRGERIPTVMELMQQGFEISEEDVVFEGYKGVKCVEVGGPEPGIGCAGRGIIVAIKMLQKKSSVMADSDLIIYDVPGDIVCGGFAAPIRKGLVNDTYVLTSGEYMPLYAANNICKGFSRLGNHLNGVICNSRNAENEEAIVKAFAQELGSELLAFIPKDPIVQTCERAGYSVIEKQPDSEIAGVYRKLARSIMDGISSCKPQPLTDARLRELTG, from the coding sequence ATGAAACAGATCGCTATTTATGGAAAAGGGGGGATCGGGAAGAGCAGTACAGCATCCAATGTTGCAGCTGCCTGTGCTGATGAAGGATACAAGGTCACGATTGTCGGCTGCGATCCAAAAAGCGATTCCTCAATTACACTACTGAGAGGCGAGCGCATCCCTACGGTTATGGAACTGATGCAGCAGGGATTTGAAATCTCAGAAGAAGATGTTGTATTTGAAGGTTACAAAGGAGTTAAATGTGTGGAAGTCGGGGGGCCTGAACCCGGGATAGGCTGTGCTGGCCGGGGGATTATCGTGGCTATTAAAATGCTGCAGAAAAAATCCTCTGTAATGGCGGACAGTGACCTTATCATATATGATGTTCCAGGGGATATTGTGTGCGGGGGGTTCGCTGCCCCGATCAGGAAAGGGCTGGTCAATGATACGTATGTTCTGACATCTGGCGAATATATGCCATTATATGCGGCAAATAATATCTGCAAGGGTTTTTCCCGTCTCGGTAACCATTTGAACGGCGTGATCTGCAACAGTCGAAATGCTGAGAACGAAGAAGCCATTGTCAAAGCCTTTGCTCAGGAATTGGGCAGCGAGCTGCTGGCTTTTATACCCAAGGACCCCATTGTCCAGACCTGTGAGCGGGCGGGATATTCTGTGATTGAAAAGCAACCTGACAGTGAGATCGCTGGAGTGTATCGCAAACTTGCCAGGTCGATAATGGATGGGATTTCATCCTGCAAACCCCAACCTTTGACAGATGCCAGATTGCGGGAGTTAACAGGATAA
- a CDS encoding redox-regulated ATPase YchF produces MSISIGLAGKPNSGKSTFFKAATLADVDIANHPFTTIDANHGVAYVRALCACQGFGKLCGQCKDGARYVPVEIIDVAGLVPDAHKGRGLGNAFLDNLRQANAIIHVIDASGGTDIEGNPVGIGQHDPLEDIEFLEYEITMWMFSILKRNWDRLSRKIQAVGLKIEQVISDQLQGAGVSVVHARRALQKTNLASENPATWTDDQMIALSDVIRLESKPLIIAANKMDIAPPELIERLRSADRIVVPTSAAAELALRMAEKSGAIDYRPGDKEFKITGELSEQQKSGLDKIKMLLDENGGTGIQECINTAVLKLLDQIVLYPVEDENKYTDKNGKMLPDAYLMKQGSSPHDLAYMVHTDIGEGFLYAVNAKTKMRLGEKHEVEDGDVIKIVSTK; encoded by the coding sequence ATGTCAATATCTATCGGACTGGCTGGAAAACCCAATTCTGGAAAGAGCACTTTTTTTAAAGCTGCCACTCTAGCAGATGTGGATATAGCCAATCATCCATTTACCACAATAGATGCCAATCACGGAGTAGCATATGTTCGAGCCCTTTGTGCATGCCAGGGTTTTGGCAAACTCTGCGGGCAGTGCAAAGACGGTGCAAGATATGTGCCCGTGGAAATAATCGATGTAGCAGGACTTGTCCCGGATGCTCACAAGGGCAGAGGTCTTGGCAATGCATTCCTTGATAACCTCAGGCAGGCTAATGCCATCATCCATGTGATAGATGCTTCGGGTGGAACAGACATCGAAGGAAATCCTGTCGGGATAGGTCAGCATGACCCGTTAGAGGATATCGAATTTCTGGAATACGAGATCACAATGTGGATGTTCAGTATCCTGAAGCGCAACTGGGATCGCCTCTCACGAAAAATACAGGCAGTGGGTCTGAAGATCGAACAGGTCATATCTGATCAACTGCAGGGGGCTGGTGTCAGTGTTGTCCATGCAAGGAGAGCTTTACAAAAGACCAATCTTGCATCAGAAAATCCTGCCACATGGACCGATGACCAGATGATAGCATTGTCAGACGTCATCAGGCTGGAAAGCAAACCACTGATCATAGCTGCAAACAAGATGGATATTGCACCCCCCGAATTAATTGAGCGTTTAAGATCGGCAGACAGGATAGTAGTTCCAACATCAGCGGCAGCTGAATTGGCACTTCGAATGGCGGAAAAAAGCGGTGCAATAGACTACCGTCCAGGTGATAAGGAATTCAAGATCACTGGAGAATTGTCTGAACAGCAAAAGAGTGGATTGGATAAGATCAAGATGCTCCTGGATGAAAATGGTGGAACAGGTATTCAGGAATGTATTAATACTGCAGTCCTGAAACTGCTGGACCAGATCGTGCTATATCCTGTAGAGGATGAGAATAAATACACTGATAAGAATGGAAAAATGCTACCCGATGCATATTTGATGAAACAGGGTTCCTCGCCCCACGACCTTGCTTACATGGTGCATACAGATATTGGTGAAGGTTTCTTATATGCTGTGAATGCCAAGACCAAAATGCGTCTCGGTGAAAAACATGAAGTGGAAGATGGCGATGTTATAAAGATCGTCTCTACAAAATAA
- the purH gene encoding bifunctional phosphoribosylaminoimidazolecarboxamide formyltransferase/IMP cyclohydrolase, with amino-acid sequence MASVKRALISVSDKTGIVNFAKTLADMGVEIISTGGTAKTLRAAGISVRDVSEVTGFPEMMDGRVKTLHPKIHGGLLCLRDNIDHMSQIQKHDTRLIDLVAVNLYPFRETVAKQDVTLEEAIENIDIGGPTLVRASAKNYRHVVIITDPADYSSISAELQEEGEVSLASKEKLAVKAFGHTADYDSAIDTYLSHQLANEDILRLKFVEGKTLRYGENWHQWAKFYKETGVDGPSLSKIVQHNGKEMSYNNYVDTDNALQTILEFGDKTAACVVKHNNPCGLATGRTLRDALAAAWDGDPISAFGSIICFNKTVDIDTAQFTKGKFVEVILAPGYEPDALEFLKKKSKDLRILELPEMVEEIEIESRFTNIVGGMLQQSRDVGVFEKWDVVTDTTFPESKRELAEFSMTACKRTKSNSVIIAWEYVPGSFMVLGMGAGQPNRVDSIRKLAVTKARENLEVIYERQKPGISFDRYVRDVMSESVLSSDAFFPFDDSIIHSAEHYIRYIVSPGGSIRDNEVIATANRLGVSLVFTGMRHFNH; translated from the coding sequence TTGGCAAGTGTAAAACGGGCACTAATAAGTGTATCAGATAAGACAGGAATAGTCAATTTTGCAAAAACTCTTGCTGATATGGGTGTCGAGATAATCTCAACCGGAGGTACAGCAAAAACCTTACGAGCAGCCGGGATATCTGTACGGGATGTTTCAGAGGTCACTGGTTTTCCAGAGATGATGGACGGCAGGGTCAAGACCTTGCATCCAAAAATTCATGGAGGATTACTATGTCTTCGGGATAACATAGACCACATGAGCCAGATTCAAAAACATGATACCAGACTTATCGATCTTGTAGCAGTAAACCTGTATCCTTTCAGGGAAACCGTGGCAAAACAGGATGTCACCCTGGAAGAGGCAATTGAAAATATCGATATTGGCGGACCTACCCTTGTCAGGGCATCGGCAAAGAATTACAGGCATGTGGTCATAATCACAGACCCTGCGGACTATTCGTCTATCAGTGCAGAATTACAGGAAGAAGGGGAGGTGTCACTTGCCAGCAAGGAAAAGCTTGCTGTTAAGGCCTTCGGGCATACTGCAGATTATGATTCAGCCATTGATACATACCTCAGCCATCAACTGGCCAATGAGGATATTTTAAGGCTCAAATTTGTGGAAGGCAAGACACTTCGCTATGGTGAGAACTGGCACCAATGGGCAAAATTCTATAAAGAGACCGGAGTGGACGGACCCAGCCTTTCAAAGATCGTCCAGCATAACGGCAAAGAGATGTCATATAACAATTACGTTGATACTGACAATGCGCTGCAAACCATTCTGGAATTTGGTGACAAAACGGCAGCATGCGTGGTCAAACACAACAACCCATGTGGGTTGGCAACTGGTAGAACGTTAAGGGATGCACTGGCTGCTGCCTGGGATGGGGATCCCATTTCGGCCTTTGGCAGTATCATATGTTTCAATAAAACTGTTGATATTGATACTGCCCAGTTTACGAAAGGGAAATTTGTGGAGGTAATCCTGGCTCCCGGATATGAACCGGATGCCCTGGAATTTTTAAAGAAAAAAAGCAAGGACCTGCGAATCCTGGAGCTGCCTGAGATGGTTGAGGAGATTGAGATTGAGAGTAGATTTACCAACATCGTAGGAGGAATGCTCCAGCAGTCAAGGGATGTTGGTGTGTTCGAGAAATGGGATGTGGTTACGGATACGACATTCCCTGAATCCAAAAGAGAACTGGCTGAGTTCTCAATGACAGCCTGCAAAAGGACAAAATCCAATTCAGTTATCATTGCCTGGGAATATGTACCAGGGAGCTTCATGGTTCTGGGTATGGGGGCAGGTCAGCCCAATAGGGTTGATTCTATACGCAAACTGGCAGTGACAAAGGCCAGGGAGAATCTTGAGGTCATATATGAGCGGCAAAAGCCTGGAATATCTTTTGACCGGTATGTGAGGGATGTGATGTCTGAATCCGTACTGTCATCTGATGCTTTCTTCCCATTTGACGATAGTATTATACATTCTGCAGAGCATTACATCAGGTATATCGTGTCTCCTGGAGGTAGTATCAGGGATAATGAGGTAATTGCCACTGCAAACAGGCTGGGAGTTTCACTGGTATTTACAGGTATGCGACATTTCAATCATTGA
- a CDS encoding DEAD/DEAH box helicase, producing MRSQKPLIIQSDRTLMLEVEHPGYVECRDFLALFTELVKSPEFIHTYRVTPLSLWNAAALGVPFKEIVEGLEDFSRYGIPSNVIVDIREWYETYGKLVLQKAAHDCLELEVKDFRILERIRNNKSLEQFWVDNDGLPGLFIPQVRRGDLKHALIKAGYPVKDLCGYLDGERFDLTLRSIDLEGKSFQLRDYQKDAVDVFYCAGQKTGGSGVIVLPCGSGKTIIGLGTMVQISSHTLIIATNNVSVRQWRDEILSKTHTEETDIGEFTGRVKEIKPITITTYQMLTYRRTKDEPLHNLNIFTEHNWGLIIYDEVHMLPAPVFRATTAIQARRRLGLTATLVREDGKEDDVFALIGPKRYDVPWKTLESRGYIAKAICTEYRVPLSSEEELKYAHADKRAKFRIAAENQRKKELVCELLENHAGESILIIGQFISQLEKLAISLRLPIITGKTRHDEREKLYDEFRKGGINILVVSKVANFAVDLPDASVMIQVSGTFGSRQEEAQRLGRILRPKEQTSHFYTLVSKGTIEQTFGTNRQLFLVEQGYRYQIRYF from the coding sequence ATGAGATCACAAAAGCCACTCATCATCCAGAGCGATCGCACGTTAATGCTTGAGGTTGAACACCCCGGGTACGTAGAATGTCGGGACTTTTTAGCTCTTTTTACCGAGCTGGTAAAATCACCCGAGTTTATCCACACCTACAGGGTCACGCCATTGTCGCTCTGGAATGCAGCAGCATTAGGTGTGCCTTTTAAAGAGATTGTCGAAGGTCTTGAAGACTTCTCGCGTTACGGCATTCCATCAAATGTCATTGTCGATATTAGGGAGTGGTATGAGACCTATGGCAAGCTGGTGTTACAGAAAGCCGCACATGATTGCTTAGAGCTTGAAGTGAAAGATTTCCGTATTCTGGAACGAATCCGTAACAATAAGTCATTAGAACAGTTTTGGGTTGATAATGACGGTCTCCCTGGACTTTTCATACCGCAAGTCAGACGCGGTGATCTTAAGCACGCATTGATAAAGGCAGGCTACCCTGTCAAAGATTTGTGCGGATATCTGGATGGAGAACGGTTCGATCTCACTTTGCGCAGCATTGACCTTGAAGGTAAGTCATTTCAGTTGCGCGATTATCAAAAAGATGCCGTAGATGTATTTTACTGTGCAGGACAGAAGACGGGGGGTAGTGGAGTGATTGTTCTTCCCTGCGGTTCAGGTAAGACGATTATAGGACTTGGAACTATGGTTCAGATATCAAGCCACACTTTGATCATCGCCACCAATAATGTCTCGGTTCGGCAATGGCGCGATGAAATTCTCTCCAAGACTCACACCGAAGAAACAGACATTGGCGAGTTTACAGGACGTGTTAAAGAGATCAAGCCAATTACGATCACCACATATCAGATGTTGACATATCGCCGCACAAAGGACGAACCGTTGCATAACCTGAACATCTTTACTGAGCATAACTGGGGGCTTATTATATATGACGAGGTACACATGCTCCCGGCTCCGGTATTTCGTGCAACAACGGCAATTCAAGCCAGACGGCGACTTGGACTGACTGCAACTTTGGTGCGAGAAGATGGTAAAGAGGATGATGTCTTTGCACTGATAGGTCCTAAGCGATATGATGTTCCATGGAAGACGCTTGAGAGTCGCGGCTATATCGCTAAAGCCATCTGTACCGAGTATCGCGTTCCTCTATCGTCTGAAGAAGAGCTTAAGTACGCTCATGCTGATAAACGCGCTAAGTTTCGCATCGCTGCGGAGAACCAGCGTAAAAAAGAGCTTGTTTGTGAACTGTTGGAAAACCACGCAGGTGAGAGCATCCTGATCATTGGTCAATTCATTTCGCAGTTAGAAAAGCTTGCCATATCATTGAGGCTGCCAATTATCACAGGTAAGACCAGGCATGATGAGAGAGAGAAACTTTATGATGAGTTCAGAAAAGGAGGCATAAATATACTTGTGGTATCCAAGGTCGCAAATTTTGCCGTAGATCTGCCTGATGCCAGCGTCATGATTCAAGTCTCAGGTACATTTGGTTCGCGTCAGGAGGAAGCACAACGATTAGGGCGCATTCTTCGACCCAAAGAGCAAACATCTCATTTCTACACACTGGTATCAAAGGGTACCATTGAACAAACCTTCGGGACCAATCGTCAGTTATTTTTGGTGGAGCAGGGATATAGGTATCAGATCAGATACTTTTGA
- the xseA gene encoding exodeoxyribonuclease VII large subunit: protein MDKTTDKTKDKTFVYSVVELNHYVHDVINNDPLLHSVWVRGEISNLTNHGSGHKYFTLKDANSQLSCVMFKSSCRNLAFVPEAGMKILAFGDIDVYEVRGYYQLVATALKPDGVGELHKALEILKKRLAAQGLFDEAHKKPLPVFPRRIGVATSPTGAVLHDIINVSKRRFPVDILLSPTVVQGENAIKSIVNSIKRLNLTDVDVIILARGGGALEDLWPFNSEEVAMAIFNSNIPVVSSIGHETDFTITDLIADVRAPTPSAAAELVVPDREDVKKHIDTNWSRLISSFGNIIDYHTNHLMHLEKIVNGSGFISNLNQHVQRVDELGLRMRQIAEHDIDKHKKMLESSVGRLNAISPLNTLKRGYSITMVDKKVVKSINQVNKGDALEIRLIDGKIKSKVLQREEDI, encoded by the coding sequence ATAGATAAAACTACAGATAAGACCAAAGATAAAACCTTTGTTTACTCTGTCGTTGAACTCAATCATTATGTGCACGACGTTATCAATAATGACCCCCTGCTTCATAGTGTGTGGGTGAGGGGAGAGATATCCAATCTTACCAATCATGGGTCCGGACATAAATATTTCACTTTGAAAGATGCCAATTCGCAGCTCAGCTGCGTGATGTTCAAGAGCTCATGCCGGAATCTTGCATTTGTACCTGAAGCTGGTATGAAAATACTGGCATTCGGTGACATCGATGTATACGAGGTGAGGGGTTACTACCAGCTTGTGGCGACTGCCCTAAAACCCGATGGTGTGGGTGAGCTGCATAAGGCACTTGAGATCCTGAAAAAAAGACTGGCAGCCCAGGGTCTGTTTGATGAAGCACATAAAAAACCCCTTCCTGTTTTTCCCAGACGCATCGGCGTAGCAACATCACCTACAGGGGCTGTGCTGCATGATATCATAAATGTCAGCAAGAGAAGATTTCCGGTGGATATTCTGCTCTCACCCACTGTAGTACAGGGTGAAAATGCCATCAAGAGTATTGTGAACTCAATTAAGCGCCTGAACCTAACAGATGTGGATGTTATTATCCTTGCAAGGGGAGGAGGGGCTCTGGAAGACCTGTGGCCTTTCAATAGCGAGGAAGTGGCCATGGCTATCTTCAATTCCAATATCCCGGTTGTTAGTTCTATTGGACACGAGACAGATTTTACCATAACCGATCTTATAGCAGATGTACGAGCACCTACGCCATCGGCTGCTGCAGAACTGGTGGTGCCTGACAGGGAAGATGTGAAAAAACATATCGATACCAACTGGTCACGTTTGATATCATCTTTTGGAAATATTATAGATTATCACACTAATCATCTTATGCATCTCGAAAAAATTGTAAACGGCTCCGGATTTATCAGTAATTTGAACCAACACGTCCAGCGTGTGGACGAACTTGGGCTGCGTATGAGGCAAATTGCAGAACACGATATTGATAAACATAAAAAAATGCTTGAATCTTCTGTAGGACGGCTCAATGCTATAAGTCCTCTAAATACACTCAAAAGGGGTTATAGTATCACCATGGTGGATAAAAAGGTGGTAAAGAGTATTAACCAGGTTAACAAGGGAGATGCGCTGGAGATACGACTTATTGATGGGAAAATAAAAAGTAAAGTTTTACAAAGGGAGGAAGATATTTGA
- the cfbD gene encoding Ni-sirohydrochlorin a,c-diamide reductive cyclase catalytic subunit encodes MSPVPLQKEPTIIHPRPSSIVAALYTLRDLDVDVVILHGPPGCSFKHARLLEEDGLRVVTTALDESGFVFGGHDQLVKLLEKVIEKFDPKRIGIVGTCASMIIGEELHEAVLEVNPDVPVIEVEVHAGYPNNTKGVIITLESALSAGILSEEEFQRQKVLLEKATEVEKRHGAASKEYLEPSRGDTKYTVAKRIIELLKAGKKGLNILNAKKETGYMFADINAAVNQVAKELGSTSEIINMANLDENLGLDRVKSHARNINRDLQKMGIEVHEIIGGLDEYPVAGELVNRLIAEKYSDFDFAVITGVPHAIPMDNLQGMEVISVTNGPRQVLPLKEMGHEYVVVEIDLHPKTLGVSSIVESEFGATLRELAREEGT; translated from the coding sequence ATGAGCCCAGTACCTTTACAAAAAGAACCCACGATCATACATCCCAGACCCAGTTCCATTGTAGCTGCCCTTTACACACTTCGGGACCTTGATGTGGACGTGGTCATCCTGCACGGCCCTCCGGGATGCAGTTTCAAACATGCCAGGTTACTGGAAGAGGATGGGCTGCGTGTAGTTACTACTGCCCTGGACGAATCGGGTTTCGTGTTCGGAGGACACGACCAGCTGGTTAAGCTGCTTGAAAAAGTCATTGAGAAATTCGATCCTAAAAGGATCGGGATCGTAGGAACCTGTGCCAGCATGATCATTGGTGAGGAACTGCACGAAGCTGTTCTGGAGGTAAATCCCGATGTACCTGTTATTGAAGTTGAGGTCCACGCAGGTTACCCCAACAATACCAAAGGTGTTATCATTACACTGGAATCGGCATTGTCTGCCGGTATCTTGAGCGAGGAAGAATTCCAGCGCCAGAAGGTTCTGCTTGAAAAGGCCACTGAAGTGGAAAAACGCCACGGTGCGGCTTCCAAAGAGTATCTGGAACCCAGCCGGGGTGATACCAAATACACAGTGGCGAAAAGGATTATAGAGTTATTAAAGGCAGGCAAGAAAGGTCTCAACATCCTGAATGCCAAAAAGGAGACGGGTTACATGTTCGCTGATATCAATGCGGCTGTGAACCAGGTGGCAAAGGAACTTGGCTCCACATCTGAAATTATCAATATGGCAAACCTTGATGAGAACCTGGGACTTGACAGGGTAAAATCCCATGCCAGAAACATTAATCGTGATCTTCAGAAAATGGGCATTGAGGTACACGAGATTATCGGCGGGCTGGATGAATACCCTGTTGCAGGAGAGCTGGTCAACCGGCTCATAGCTGAGAAATATTCAGATTTTGATTTTGCAGTGATAACAGGTGTGCCCCATGCCATTCCAATGGACAACCTTCAGGGCATGGAGGTTATCTCAGTGACCAATGGTCCCAGGCAGGTACTGCCGTTAAAGGAGATGGGGCATGAATATGTGGTGGTTGAGATAGACCTCCATCCCAAGACTCTTGGTGTTAGCAGCATCGTGGAATCCGAGTTCGGGGCAACTCTGCGGGAGTTGGCACGGGAGGAGGGGACATGA
- the xseB gene encoding exodeoxyribonuclease VII small subunit, giving the protein MTKENKDIQDDNNFETALAELEEIVKKIETGDLSLDENLELFERGISLTRLCSSKLEHARQRIEKLIDENMVEDMEMD; this is encoded by the coding sequence TTGACAAAGGAGAATAAGGACATTCAGGATGATAATAATTTTGAAACAGCCCTGGCAGAACTTGAAGAGATCGTAAAAAAGATCGAGACCGGTGATCTATCTCTTGATGAGAACCTCGAACTGTTCGAGCGGGGTATTTCATTGACCAGGCTTTGCTCTTCTAAACTTGAACATGCCAGGCAGAGGATCGAGAAACTAATAGATGAGAACATGGTCGAAGATATGGAGATGGATTAA
- a CDS encoding FKBP-type peptidyl-prolyl cis-trans isomerase: MERDDNSTKYIIAFIILAAMVVAMIYLGNTGNSGKVEVGDTVFVNYVGKELNGEIFDTSLEDVAIGAGIQQPDRPYQPLQFLVGAGRLIEGFDSGVLGMKVGEKKTINIPPEEGYGDIDSSKIQVIPLIDEIPLIQDIPFPETIELELFKFNQTFGTGYIVGDSVQLPDTTIDLTIKEIGETVNLSRDLKVGDTYDPGEGSPWNETVTAMNETHLTVKHNAQVGDVLQLAPWNSTVIDVDETNITVRHNPIPDTTVDTYSGSFNIHFNETAITLDNNHFLAGKTLVFDIEIVDIVKPNNN, encoded by the coding sequence ATGGAAAGAGATGATAATTCAACAAAATATATTATTGCGTTTATAATATTAGCTGCCATGGTAGTGGCAATGATATATCTAGGCAATACTGGTAATAGTGGAAAAGTGGAAGTAGGAGATACAGTGTTTGTCAATTATGTTGGCAAGGAATTAAATGGCGAGATATTTGATACCTCACTGGAAGATGTGGCAATCGGGGCAGGTATCCAGCAGCCAGATCGACCTTATCAACCATTACAATTCCTGGTTGGGGCAGGTAGGCTTATTGAAGGTTTTGATAGTGGTGTCCTGGGTATGAAAGTGGGTGAAAAAAAGACAATTAACATCCCACCTGAAGAAGGATATGGGGACATTGATTCTTCAAAGATCCAGGTAATTCCATTAATTGATGAGATTCCTTTAATACAGGATATCCCGTTCCCCGAAACAATTGAGTTAGAGCTATTCAAGTTCAACCAGACCTTTGGCACCGGTTATATTGTGGGTGATTCAGTACAGCTACCTGATACTACCATTGATTTAACCATCAAAGAAATCGGTGAGACTGTAAATCTTAGCCGCGATCTGAAAGTGGGAGATACCTACGATCCTGGTGAGGGGTCACCCTGGAATGAGACTGTGACGGCTATGAATGAAACACATTTGACAGTGAAGCATAATGCGCAAGTAGGTGATGTGCTTCAATTAGCCCCATGGAACAGCACGGTGATCGATGTGGATGAGACTAATATCACAGTCCGGCACAATCCTATCCCCGATACCACAGTGGATACATATTCAGGATCTTTTAATATACATTTCAATGAGACTGCGATTACTCTGGACAATAACCACTTTCTAGCAGGAAAAACCCTGGTATTTGATATTGAAATCGTGGATATTGTAAAACCAAATAATAACTGA